The segment TGGCCGAACGGTCTTGCATGCCACCCTGATACCGATAGCGGTAAAGGGGGAGATTCCCCCCGCAGCATCCCCCGATTCCGCTAGAAGGGGGCCATGACCAAATTCGGTGAACCGTGGCTGGTCGACGCGATGTGGCGGGCGACCGACCTGACACGTGCCTACCTCTCCCAGAACCGGGCCCACATCGAAGGGTGCCTCGCGGACCTTGACACAGGCCGAATGGAGCGAGTGCTGGCCTGGCTGGTCCTCGACCACGACGAGCTCTTCGACCGGCTCGGCGAGCCGCCGATGGCGGTGCGGGAGATCGACGCGGTGGCAGCCTTGTCCCCCCTGGAGAACGAGTTCGCGACGACGTCAGCTGTACGCCGAGTCGCACTGCGGGAGACGGGACTCACTGCCGCAGTGGGGGACCTGGCGCTACCCGACCAGGTCCACGCGGTCTCAGTCTGCACCGCGGTCATGGCGCTGCAGGCCCTTGGCCGTGTCAGCGCGCTAGATGAAGTCGACGCGAAGGCCGTGGAGTACGAGCGGATGGGTTATCCGAGACCCTACCCAGTCACCTGAGCCTTGGTCCCCGACTCCTGGAAAAGGAAGAGTCGGGATGGCACAGGAGGGCAGACTTGTGTGCTCTGAGGTCCGGCCGCGGAGTGAGAGGCGGGCGGCGCAGTCGAGTCAGCTGACCTGCTTCACGGACTGGGCTTGCGGTGGCGTCCGGTACCCGGAGCCAAGGGGTTACGCCCCATAACCGGGCCGGTCGCCTCGGCCTGGTCTGCGGGCGTTCTTTCCGGCGGCGGGTAGAGGGCGAGCCGGGCCGCTGCGTAGTCTTCCACGGTCATGAGCGGCTGCCAGGCGAAGCCATCCCACTCCAAGATCATGCGCGGGGCACCGGGGTCGATGTGGGCGGCGCGCTGCGGGCCGGTGCCGAGGGTGATGGCCTTCAGTTCGCCGGGCTTGCGCAGACGCCCTTGCCGGCGGGCAGCCCAGCGTTCGAGGGGTTCGTCGGTCATGGTCGTACCTCCGTGAGGGGCAGCACCCTACCGAAGTCGGACAGTCAGCCGCCCCCTTCTCCCAGGATGGAAGGAGGCGACTCCAATTCGGAGCGCCCAACTTTACCGAGTGTTACGGGAGTCACTGGAATGGGTGACGGCTGGGAACTAGTGCCGTCTGCCGATCGTCTTGCTGAGTCAGTGGCCTCGCGTCCATAGCCGAGGCCTGATTTCCTGCGGAGGCCAGCCTTGCCCAAGCCTGTAGGCAGGTACGTCTACTGGTCCGAGAGGCTCGTCGGGGAGGTGATCGACGACAACGGGATTCGACTGAACCCTCGCGTCAAGCCCGCCTTGAATCTTGGTCTGGCCGGGAACGGCGTCAATCTCGCCAGCCGGGACCGCGAGAACACCACCTTCGACATTGCCGAGAAGCTGAAGGAGAAGCTCCGCAGGTCCATCGTCACGGACCTCGACGCCCCGACTTCCGGGCAGTACGTCCAGGGAGCGGGCTGGGCCGAGGTGGCGGAGTTCCAGCGGTGGGGGTTTCCCGAGCACCGCCTCCCGGGGCGGACCACCCTGACCCACATACAGACCGTCACTCAGCAGAACCACCGTGTCGACCTCTGCCTGTTCGGGAGTCTGAAGAACCTGAAGGGCTACGCCGTCCCGGAGGAAGACACAGCTGGCGGATGGACCTCGTCGAATGCTCCGTTGATCGAGGAGTTCATGTCCCGCATTGGCGCGGACGCGAGCGCCAGGAGGGGACCTGCGTATTCGCTCGACGACGAGGAGGCCGCTCTGGAGATCCTCAAAATCTCGCTGACGCAGGGCATCTACGGAGACCCGGCTGATCACCAGGGACGTCCCGAAACTCGCGGCTACACGATCATGGGGTTCGACGCGACTGAGTACGTGGCCGTCATCTACAAGGACGTGACGCTCACGCCGAGCCGATGGAACCTCCGAGGCGACCCGGAGCTGGAGGGCGTCAGCCGCATCCTTATTGGGGCTCCATTGTGGATGCGCACGACGCGCCAAGACAGCATCAAGGTGCACTACGGAGAGAACAGGGTGTTGGTCCCCAGCGTTTGGGACCGTCGGAATACGCCTGCCATTGCTCCCGCCCCCGAGCGGACTGCGGGGGATCTCCCGCAGTCCACCCAGCAGGACCCCATGCCCGGCCAGGCCCCACACCCCGATCTCGACCCGGCAAACGTCACTGGATCTCGACGCCGACGCTTTCGAGGCAGCCCAGGCTGATCCAGGCAAGGGCTGCGAGCATCTCGGCCTGACGGCGAGACTGCGCTGTGAGCACGTGGATTCGCCTACGGGTTCTTCCTTCAGCTGGCCACCGCGATCACCACAGTCCGTAGCCTCATCCGCAGGACCTGGTACACCCATCGCTGGGACACTCGCCCCACCAGCCCCCGCATCCGGTAACCCCCAGCTCGCCGCCTACTGGCGGACGCTCTTACAGAGAAGGGCCTCGGCGATCGGAGGTGCGGCAGTTCGCGGTGATGGGCATCTCCTGTTCCGCCGCGGACTGCGTACGATTCCACTACCGTGTCCTGGCATGACGGTGTTGATCATCGGCGGCAGTGGATTCCTGGGCACAGAGCTGCTGCGCCAGGCGAGGACCGCCGGTCGCTCAACGGCCGGGACGTTCAACTCCCGCCCCGGCGAAGCCCCTGGCACATCGTGGCACCACCTGGACCTCCAAGGCCACCGGCGTATCGACGAAGTCCTCGACGCGGTGCAGCCCAGCGTGGTGATCAACTCCTCCAGCGGGAACAGCAACTGGACGGTCACCGCCGACGGCCCGGGCCGTATAGCCCAAAGCACGGCGAGGCGGGGCATCCGCCTCGTGCACGTCTCGAGTGACGCCGTGTTCTCCGGGAACCGCGGCTCCGGCTACGACGAGACGGTGCTCCCCGATCCGATCACGCCCTACGGCGCGGCGAAAGGGGCCGCCGAGACCGCCGTTCGCCTCCTGCACCCTGCCGCAGCCATCGTGCGGACCTCGCTGATCATCGGGAATGGCGGGTCTGCCCACGAACGGGTGGTGCACGAACTGGCCGCTGGCACAAGGTCAGGAGCCCTGTTCACGGACGATGTGCGTTGCCCGGTGCATGTCGCCGATCTGGCTGCCGCGCTCTTGGAACTCGCCACCTCCCGGGTAGCTGGCATCGCCCATGTCGCTGGCTCCGAGGCCCTCACCCGGTACGCGCTCGGTGTGCTCATCGCGCGGCGTGACGGCCTCGACCCCTCGCTGCTGCCCGTCGGTCGCCGGGCGAATACCGGGCTCCCGGGAGCCCTCGACGTGCGTCTCGACTGCCGGGCCACGCAGAAGCAGCTGAGTACCCGATTCCGTGGAGCCCGCGAGTTCCTCCGACAGGGCTGAGAGGGGCGGCTGCTAAGAGCAGCCTGGAGCGGAGACGCACGAAGGCTCCAGGAACCGGTCGGGCTCGGTTCCTGGGGCCTTGGCGTTGGTGATCAGTTCTGGGTGGTGGTCCGGTCAGCCGGTGGCAGGCGACGAGACGGTACAGGACCCCTGCCCGGTGCGGGCAACGCAACAGGCCTCAGGAACCTGAGCGGATCCTGAGGCCTGGCCTGGTGGGTTGTTCAGTTATGGCGCGTCAGGTGCGGAATCAGCCGTTCGGCTGGCTGTCCTGGCTGGCTTCCCGGTGGCGGCGCAGGGCAAGCAGCGCGCCGCCGCCCGCGCTGATCAACAGTCCGGCGCCGGCGAGCAGCCATGAGGTGGAGCCGCCGCCGGTCTGGGCGAGGGAGCCCTTCGGGGTGGGGGAAGCGATGCTTGACGCGGTTTCGATCGGCTGCGGAGCAGCCGAGGCCGGCGTGGTCGCGGAGGGGGTGGGCGTGCCGGTCGTGGCGGGGGTGGTCGGGGTCGGGCTTCCCGACGCAGTGGCCGGGGTGGTCGGTGCGGTGGTGGGCGGGTTGGTCGGCTGGTCCTTCTTGGTGTTGGTGAAGGCGCCGGTGGTCTTCTCGCCGGGCTTGGCGGTGATCTTCACTGGGGTGGAGTTGAGCTGGTAGCCGTCGGGGGCCTTGGCCTCGGTGGCGGTGTAGGGGGTGCCGGTGCGGGAGGAGACGTCGAGCTTGGCGGTGGCGGTGCCGTCCTTGCCGGTGGTGAGCATGAGCGGCTTGCCGCCGCCGGCCTGTGGGCTGATGTTGATGACGGCGCCGGCGAGCGGCTTGCCGGTGTCCCTATCCTTCTTAGTCACCGTGATTTCGGCGAGCTTGAACGGGTCGACGACGGTGAGCTTGGCGGTCTGACCGGGGGTGACGACGATGTCCTGGTCCGGGGCCAAGTCGTGGATCGGGCTCCCGGAGTTGCTTTCCTTGAGCCGCCACACGCCCGGGGTGACGCCCTCGAAGCGCAGGATGCCGTCCTGGCCGGTCTTGCCCTGAAGGGCCTTGGTGCCGTTGAGGGTGTCGAGCAGGGAGAACTCCGCCCCGGCCAGGAGGTCGCCGCCGGGGTCCTTCTTCGTGATCTCGATGCGGCCGGACTGCGGTTCGGGGGCTTCGGCCCAAGCGGACGGTGCCCAGGTCAGGGTGGTGGTGGCGAGGGTGGCTGCGGCGGCGACGGCTGCCGGTGCGGTGCGGCGAGAAGTGGTGCGGGTACGCATGCGGTGGAACGGTCTCCTGATGTAGTGGTGGGTGCATTGCCGGGATCCCTTGACGGGGCCGGGACGGACGTCAGGGGGTGCGGCCCGGTGCGGCCGGTGCGGGTGCCGGGGCTGGCAGAGCGGGCCGGCCTGTGGGCGCGGCGGTCAGGGCCGGTGGTGCCGTTGGGGTGCGGTAGCGGTGGGCTGCGGCCTTGACCAGGGCGTGCTGGTCTTCGGCGCTGAGTGCGTCGATGCGGGCCAGGGCCACGGCGGTGCCGGGCCCGTACGGGCGGCCGGCGGTCTGGGTGATGTGGGCGACGGCCTCGGCCTCGGCGAGGACCCCGTACTCAATGGGTAGGCCGAGCGTGTCGCGGACGCCTTCGCGGGCGTAGCGCAGGTTCTGCGAGAGGGGGATGCCGTCGAGGGTGCCGTACTCGGCGAAGTCGAAGACGAGGAGTGTCGCCTGGTGGAGCAGGTCGAGGAAGTCGGTGTCGGCGGCCCAGAAGCCGGCCGGGTGATGCAGCCCGGGCGCGTCGAAGGTCGGTGTCGTACGCGGCTCCTCGCGCTGGTGTCCGCTCGGGGGTGCGGCTGGGGCGTGGGTCCACATGGTGGTAAAGGCGGTCACGGCCTGCCGTAGTCCGGTGAGGTCGGCGCCTTGCCAGGGCGGTGGGCCTGAAGGGTGCCAGTCGCGGATGCGGGCGTACCCGTCGTGGCCTGGGGACTTGCCGCGTGCAGTGTCCCGCTGGGTGAAGGTGTGGTGTTCGGCGAAGGCGAGGATCTCCACGTGGAGGGCACCGCGTTGGGGGTGGATCACGGTGAGGCGCAGTCCGTCGTATTCGCCGTGGCGGATCGTCGGGGCGAAGTCGATGCGCAGCCGCAGCGCAGAGTCGGCGGCTAGAAGACTGATGAAGATGTTGGGTTCTGGCCCCGCCGCGTCAGCGGTGGGGCCAGACTCGTGTTGTGGTTCAAGGGGAGTGGGTCGGGGAGACGGTCGGACCTGATGTGTGGGCGACGTGCCGGGAGTTGATTCCGGCTGGGAGTGTGTTCGCGTTCCTGGCCGAGCACCGTGGCCGGTTGTTCCCCGCGGCGATGTTCGCGGACATGTATCCGTCGGCGAACGGGCGGCCGTCCATGCCGCCGCAGATTCTGGCCGCGGCGATCACATTGCAGGCCCTGCACGGCATGTCGGACTTCGAGACGGTCCAGGAACTGCGGTGTGACCTGCGGTGGAAGGCCGCGTGCGGGCTGGGACTGCATGACACCGCGTTCGACCCGTCGCTTCTGGCGTACTTCCGGCGCCGGCTGGCCCGCTCCACCAGCCCGAACCGGGCCTTCGAGGCCGTGCGGGAGGTCGTGAAGGCCACCGGTGTCCTCAGGGGCAAGCACCGGCGGGCACTGGACTCCACCGTGCTGGACGACGCGGTCGCCACCCAGGACACCGTCACCCAGATCATCGGCGCCATCCGGGTGGTGATCCGGGAAGTCCCCGGCGGCGCCGAGGCTGCCGCCGCGCAGTGCACCGCCCACGACTACACCGACCCGGGCAAACCCCGCATCACCTGGAACGATGCCCAGGCACGAGCCAACCTGGTCGACGCGCTCGTCGGCGACGCGGTCAGACTGCTCGGGCATCTGCCCGAGCAGGAACTGGGCGAGAAGGCAGCGAACGCGGTCGGCATCCTCGCGCTGGTCGCCGGGCAGGACGTGGAACCGGCCGAGGACTCCGACGGCCGTGACGGCCGCTGGCGCATCACCCAAGGGACCGCCCCGGACCGGATGATCTCCACCGTCGACCCCGAGTCCCGGCACATCCACAAGACCCGCTCCCATCAGCAGGACGGATACAAGGCCCACCTCGCCGTCGAGCCGGAGACCGGGTTATACACCGCCGTCGCCCTGCGGCCCGGGGCCGGGCCAGAGCACCACGAGGCAGCCGTCGGCCTTGAACTGCTGGCCGAGGAGGACACCCCGGTGGACGCCTTCGGTGACACCGCCTACTCCACCGGCGACGCCCGCCAGGCCCTCGAAGAGGCCGGACACCGGCTGTTCCTCAAACCCGCCCCGCTGCGGCCGGCCGTCCCAGACGGCTTCACCCTCGACGACTTCGCCATCGACACCTCCGCCGCCACCGTGACCTGCCCCCAAGGCCACACCGTCGGCCTGTCCGAGCCCGGCGGCCGCCACCACCAGCGCAGGGCCGTCTTCGGGAACGTGTGCACCCGATGCCCGCTGCGTGAGCAGTGCACCAAGGCCAAAGCCGGACGCGTCCTGACCATCCGCCCCCACCACGATCTCCAAGCCGCGGCCCGCCGCCAGGCGCCACCGACCCCGCCTGGCAGGCCGACTACCGCCGCTGGCGGCCACCAGTCGAACGTGCCGTCGCCTGGCTCGTCCACCACGGCAACCGCCGACTCCGCTACCGGGGCACCATCAGCAACAACGCCTGGCTCCACACCCGAGCAGCCGCCCTCAACCTCCGCCGCCTGATCAACCTCGGACTCACTCACACAGGCGGCACCTGGCACCTCGCACCGGCCATCACATAACCAGAGGGGCCGCCCGGCCTACGGCCGGACGGCCCCTC is part of the Streptomyces katrae genome and harbors:
- a CDS encoding DUF6087 family protein gives rise to the protein MTDEPLERWAARRQGRLRKPGELKAITLGTGPQRAAHIDPGAPRMILEWDGFAWQPLMTVEDYAAARLALYPPPERTPADQAEATGPVMGRNPLAPGTGRHRKPSP
- a CDS encoding SDR family oxidoreductase, with product MTVLIIGGSGFLGTELLRQARTAGRSTAGTFNSRPGEAPGTSWHHLDLQGHRRIDEVLDAVQPSVVINSSSGNSNWTVTADGPGRIAQSTARRGIRLVHVSSDAVFSGNRGSGYDETVLPDPITPYGAAKGAAETAVRLLHPAAAIVRTSLIIGNGGSAHERVVHELAAGTRSGALFTDDVRCPVHVADLAAALLELATSRVAGIAHVAGSEALTRYALGVLIARRDGLDPSLLPVGRRANTGLPGALDVRLDCRATQKQLSTRFRGAREFLRQG
- a CDS encoding MSCRAMM family protein; translated protein: MRTRTTSRRTAPAAVAAAATLATTTLTWAPSAWAEAPEPQSGRIEITKKDPGGDLLAGAEFSLLDTLNGTKALQGKTGQDGILRFEGVTPGVWRLKESNSGSPIHDLAPDQDIVVTPGQTAKLTVVDPFKLAEITVTKKDRDTGKPLAGAVINISPQAGGGKPLMLTTGKDGTATAKLDVSSRTGTPYTATEAKAPDGYQLNSTPVKITAKPGEKTTGAFTNTKKDQPTNPPTTAPTTPATASGSPTPTTPATTGTPTPSATTPASAAPQPIETASSIASPTPKGSLAQTGGGSTSWLLAGAGLLISAGGGALLALRRHREASQDSQPNG